In the Streptomyces sp. NBC_00525 genome, one interval contains:
- a CDS encoding sensor histidine kinase — MSAQVNRGPTKDRKQGYEVGQGQGPAYARRGARLGDDIGTRSLALLMHAAFFLLLGASLARFLLRHPGEDRTPWIIGLSIALAALYVIGPVLGSRPTPRSLVWLGALVAVWMVLVVLAPSFAWCAVPLFYTGLRILPPRAAYALVALLTLFVVAAQLRLADGFDPNLVLAPPAVAAVATAVFVHMQRQAVRQERLIDDLLRTRRELAAIERREGTLAERQRLSMEIHDTLAQGLSSQQMLLQAADRTWDTDPDAARRHVSTAAGIAERNLAEARRFVHDLAPADLAEGGGLEAALHAIAARETAQAQGRLTVRCHIEGAPHTVLPGRTQSALLRIAQGALANVTEHAGATEAALTLTHLDDRTVLDIADNGRGFTPAAGPTAPAGVRGHGLPAMRARLRQLGGTLTIESAPGEGTVVTATVPTPPAATAAPTPQDPA; from the coding sequence ATGTCCGCGCAGGTCAACAGGGGTCCGACCAAGGACCGGAAGCAGGGGTACGAGGTGGGACAGGGCCAGGGCCCCGCGTACGCGCGCCGGGGCGCACGCCTCGGGGACGACATCGGCACCCGGTCCCTCGCCCTGCTCATGCACGCCGCGTTCTTCCTGCTGCTCGGCGCCTCGCTCGCCCGCTTCCTGCTCCGGCACCCCGGCGAGGACCGCACGCCGTGGATCATCGGCCTCTCCATCGCGCTGGCCGCCCTCTACGTGATCGGGCCCGTGCTCGGCTCCCGCCCGACCCCGCGCAGCCTCGTCTGGCTGGGGGCGCTCGTCGCCGTGTGGATGGTCCTCGTCGTGCTCGCGCCCAGCTTCGCCTGGTGCGCGGTCCCCCTCTTCTACACGGGGCTGCGCATCCTGCCGCCGCGCGCCGCGTACGCCCTGGTCGCCCTGCTCACCCTGTTCGTCGTCGCCGCGCAGCTCCGCCTCGCCGACGGCTTCGACCCCAACCTCGTCCTCGCCCCGCCGGCCGTCGCCGCCGTCGCCACCGCCGTGTTCGTCCACATGCAGCGGCAGGCCGTACGCCAGGAACGGCTCATCGACGACCTGCTGCGCACCCGCCGCGAACTCGCCGCCATCGAGCGCCGCGAAGGCACCCTCGCCGAACGCCAGCGGCTGTCCATGGAGATCCACGACACCCTGGCCCAGGGCCTGTCCAGCCAGCAGATGCTCCTCCAGGCCGCCGACCGGACCTGGGACACCGACCCGGACGCCGCCCGCCGCCACGTCAGCACCGCCGCGGGCATCGCCGAACGCAACCTCGCCGAGGCCCGCCGCTTCGTCCACGACCTGGCCCCCGCCGACCTCGCCGAGGGCGGCGGCCTCGAAGCCGCCCTGCACGCCATCGCCGCCCGCGAGACCGCCCAGGCACAGGGCAGGCTCACCGTCCGCTGCCACATCGAGGGCGCCCCGCACACCGTCCTGCCCGGCCGCACCCAGTCCGCGCTGCTCCGGATCGCCCAGGGCGCCCTCGCCAACGTCACCGAGCACGCCGGAGCCACCGAGGCCGCCCTCACCCTGACCCACCTGGACGACCGCACCGTCCTCGACATCGCCGACAACGGCCGCGGCTTCACACCCGCCGCCGGGCCCACCGCCCCCGCCGGGGTGCGCGGCCACGGCCTGCCCGCCATGCGCGCCCGGCTGCGCCAGCTCGGCGGCACCCTCACCATCGAATCGGCCCCCGGCGAGGGCACCGTCGTCACCGCCACCGTGCCGACCCCGCCGGCCGCCACCGCGGCCCCCACACCCCAGGACCCCGCATGA
- a CDS encoding GlcG/HbpS family heme-binding protein, with amino-acid sequence MKKMSLRTRVLTGTVVVAALGAGTFGAMSANASTPAAAPATTVKADTANRNLQQTTHLTLDAAKKAADAALDAAKKENQRIAVSVVDRNGNTILTLRGDGSGPQAYESAEKKAYTAVSWNAPTSELAKRLAQAPNLKDIPGTLFLGGGAPVQVKGAPVAGIGVAGAPSGDLDEKFARAGVAALAK; translated from the coding sequence ATGAAGAAGATGTCGCTGCGCACCCGTGTCCTGACCGGTACCGTCGTCGTCGCCGCCCTCGGGGCCGGCACCTTCGGCGCGATGTCCGCGAACGCCTCCACCCCGGCCGCCGCCCCCGCCACCACCGTCAAGGCCGACACCGCGAACCGCAACCTCCAGCAGACCACGCATCTGACCCTCGACGCCGCGAAGAAGGCCGCCGACGCGGCGCTGGACGCGGCGAAGAAGGAGAACCAGCGCATCGCCGTCTCGGTCGTCGACCGCAACGGCAACACGATCCTGACCCTGCGCGGCGACGGCTCGGGCCCGCAGGCGTACGAGTCCGCCGAGAAGAAGGCGTACACCGCCGTGTCCTGGAACGCCCCGACCTCCGAGCTGGCCAAGCGGCTCGCCCAGGCCCCGAACCTGAAGGACATTCCTGGCACGCTGTTCCTCGGCGGCGGTGCCCCGGTCCAGGTCAAGGGTGCTCCGGTGGCGGGCATCGGTGTCGCGGGCGCGCCCAGCGGCGACCTGGACGAGAAGTTCGCGCGGGCCGGCGTCGCCGCCCTCGCCAAGTAG
- a CDS encoding ankyrin repeat domain-containing protein — MNALDHRLLDAARAGDTDAVRAAIEGGARVDARDEELRTPLLLAVHGNHVGAARLLVAAGADPDAQDRREESPWLATGVTGSVEMLRVLLPAGPDLSLRNRFGGIALIPASERGHVAYVRELLRATDIDVDHVNRLGWTALLEAVILGDGGRAHQEIVELLLTAGATPGLADGDGVTALEHAERRGFTALAELLRAATASDRDADAGAATASDRDADAGAGTNEGVDPETSPDAGGPR; from the coding sequence ATGAACGCCCTCGATCACCGGTTGCTCGACGCCGCACGCGCCGGCGACACCGATGCCGTGCGAGCCGCGATCGAGGGCGGTGCCCGTGTGGACGCCCGCGACGAGGAGTTGCGCACCCCGCTGCTCCTGGCCGTCCACGGGAACCACGTCGGGGCCGCCCGGCTGCTCGTCGCGGCCGGCGCGGACCCCGACGCGCAGGACCGGCGCGAGGAGAGCCCCTGGCTCGCCACCGGTGTGACCGGCAGCGTCGAGATGCTGCGCGTCCTGCTGCCGGCCGGCCCGGACCTGTCCCTGCGCAACCGGTTCGGCGGGATCGCGCTGATCCCCGCGAGCGAGCGTGGCCATGTCGCGTACGTACGGGAGCTGCTGCGGGCCACCGACATCGACGTGGACCACGTCAACCGGCTGGGCTGGACCGCCCTGCTGGAGGCCGTGATCCTCGGCGACGGGGGCCGGGCGCACCAGGAGATCGTGGAGCTGCTGCTCACGGCGGGCGCGACGCCGGGGCTCGCGGACGGCGACGGGGTGACCGCGCTGGAACACGCGGAGCGGCGCGGTTTCACCGCCCTCGCGGAGCTGCTGCGCGCGGCGACGGCCTCGGACCGGGACGCGGACGCGGGCGCGGCGACGGCCTCGGACCGGGACGCGGACGCGGGCGCGGGGACGAACGAGGGCGTGGACCCGGAGACGAGCCCGGACGCGGGAGGCCCCCGATGA
- a CDS encoding YncE family protein has protein sequence MTRRRTLRAVPPLLAAVAAAALLAGCAADEPAPAATSAAAEAPASQAPASQAPAPSVTPESGATPEGTLLVADFGGDTVTFVDPERGAFDRVEVGTAPYGLVVGKDGRAWVATAEGVAVVDTTKRTRLDRIPYRTRTGPATTGEYRGGGMGIALAPDGRRVYVGVNVPGDNGVLEVIDTGTRKVTDTVPVGRRPFDVDVSRDGAEVYATGHDSFDVTSVRTDTLRTERMEVAPYGTEGGLGSWLKPHYAVVRPSDGKLLLPFEGERLAVLDPRTGKVAVERMTADTHQHGATMAPDGTLLVVGTGPIVSDDREASLTIRDPDGSERVVDLDGPHEDVAVSRDGRTAYVTGGFTRDGYWNGITIVDLDGTASPVRLAAGERPLGIAVL, from the coding sequence ATGACCCGCCGCCGTACCCTGCGCGCCGTTCCTCCCCTGCTGGCCGCCGTCGCGGCGGCGGCCCTGCTCGCCGGCTGTGCCGCGGACGAGCCCGCGCCCGCCGCCACCTCCGCTGCCGCCGAGGCGCCTGCCTCGCAGGCGCCCGCCTCGCAGGCGCCCGCGCCCTCCGTCACGCCGGAGTCCGGCGCCACCCCCGAAGGCACCCTGCTCGTCGCGGACTTCGGGGGCGACACCGTCACCTTCGTCGATCCGGAGCGCGGCGCGTTCGACCGGGTCGAGGTGGGCACTGCCCCGTACGGGCTCGTGGTCGGGAAGGACGGCCGGGCGTGGGTGGCCACCGCCGAGGGCGTCGCGGTCGTGGACACGACGAAGCGGACCCGGCTGGACCGCATCCCGTACAGGACACGCACCGGACCCGCGACCACCGGCGAGTACCGGGGCGGCGGGATGGGTATCGCGCTGGCCCCCGACGGCCGGCGGGTGTACGTCGGCGTCAACGTGCCCGGCGACAACGGGGTTCTGGAGGTCATCGACACCGGCACCCGGAAGGTGACCGACACGGTTCCGGTCGGGCGCCGGCCCTTCGACGTGGACGTTTCGCGCGACGGCGCGGAGGTGTACGCCACCGGGCACGACTCGTTCGACGTGACGTCCGTCCGTACGGACACGCTGCGCACCGAGCGGATGGAGGTCGCCCCGTACGGCACCGAGGGCGGGCTCGGCTCCTGGCTGAAGCCGCACTACGCGGTGGTCCGGCCCTCGGACGGGAAGCTGCTGCTGCCGTTCGAGGGGGAGCGGCTCGCCGTCCTCGACCCGCGCACCGGGAAGGTGGCCGTGGAGCGGATGACGGCCGACACGCATCAGCACGGAGCGACGATGGCGCCGGACGGCACGCTGCTCGTCGTCGGCACGGGCCCGATCGTATCCGACGACCGGGAGGCGTCCCTGACGATCCGTGACCCGGACGGCTCCGAGCGCGTCGTGGACCTGGACGGCCCGCACGAGGACGTCGCCGTGTCACGGGACGGCCGAACCGCGTACGTCACCGGCGGGTTCACCCGCGACGGGTACTGGAACGGGATCACGATCGTCGACCTGGACGGCACGGCATCCCCGGTCCGCCTCGCGGCCGGCGAACGCCCGCTGGGCATCGCGGTGCTCTGA
- a CDS encoding M1 family metallopeptidase yields the protein MDHRTPVRRRTARAAFPLLALALLAPACSGGVEGRPGAAGVRDPYFPKLGNGGYDVSHYAITLDVDPAGQTLRGTVEITARATQDLSSFNLDLAGLTVDSATVEGRPAAVNRAGNELTLRTDAEVEDRLRRGETFRAVVRYSGSPKTVTDPDESEEGWLPTDDGAVALGEPTGSMAWFPGNHHPSDKAAYDLTVTVPEGLTAVSNGVLAGPPATKEGRTTFRWHTAEPMASYLATLAIGRFETKTSTMPGGVTVFTAVDPEVAKASARTVDRVPEIVAWEAEHFGPYPFSATGAIVEREDDAGYALETQTRPFFPGPPSAGLLVHEMAHQWFGDSVTPESWRDMWLNEGLATYAEWLWEEEKEDTPAEESFRDAYEDEDNWAFAPAAPPSAARISDDPVYGRGAMVIHKIREAVDDDEEFFALLKGWTRKYRHGNASTADFTAYVEQATGQDLSGLWKAWLYGGSRPAADG from the coding sequence GTGGATCATCGAACTCCGGTACGTCGAAGGACGGCCCGCGCCGCCTTCCCGCTGCTCGCCCTCGCACTCCTCGCGCCCGCCTGTTCGGGCGGGGTGGAGGGCAGGCCGGGCGCGGCCGGGGTGCGCGATCCGTACTTCCCGAAGCTGGGCAACGGCGGCTACGACGTCTCGCACTACGCCATCACGCTCGATGTGGACCCGGCCGGGCAGACGCTGCGCGGCACCGTGGAGATCACCGCGCGGGCCACGCAGGACCTCAGCTCGTTCAATCTGGACCTGGCCGGGCTGACCGTGGACTCGGCGACGGTTGAGGGGCGTCCGGCCGCCGTGAACCGGGCGGGCAACGAGCTGACGCTCCGTACGGACGCGGAGGTCGAGGACCGGCTGCGCCGGGGCGAGACCTTCCGCGCCGTCGTGCGCTACTCCGGCTCCCCGAAGACCGTCACGGACCCGGACGAGTCCGAGGAGGGCTGGCTGCCGACCGACGACGGGGCGGTGGCCCTCGGCGAGCCGACCGGTTCGATGGCCTGGTTCCCGGGCAACCACCACCCGAGCGACAAGGCCGCGTACGACCTGACGGTCACCGTTCCCGAGGGGCTTACGGCGGTCTCCAACGGTGTGCTCGCCGGACCGCCGGCGACGAAGGAGGGCCGCACCACCTTCCGCTGGCACACCGCCGAGCCGATGGCGAGCTATCTGGCGACGCTGGCGATCGGCCGGTTCGAGACGAAGACGTCCACGATGCCGGGCGGCGTCACCGTGTTCACGGCGGTGGACCCGGAGGTGGCGAAGGCGAGCGCGCGGACCGTGGACCGGGTGCCGGAGATCGTCGCCTGGGAGGCGGAGCACTTCGGCCCGTATCCGTTCTCGGCGACGGGCGCGATCGTGGAGCGCGAGGACGACGCCGGGTACGCGCTGGAGACGCAGACCCGGCCGTTCTTCCCCGGCCCGCCGAGCGCCGGGCTGCTCGTCCACGAGATGGCGCACCAGTGGTTCGGCGACTCGGTCACACCGGAGAGCTGGCGCGACATGTGGCTGAACGAGGGTCTGGCGACGTACGCGGAGTGGCTGTGGGAGGAGGAGAAGGAGGACACCCCGGCCGAGGAGTCCTTCCGGGACGCCTACGAGGACGAGGACAACTGGGCGTTCGCCCCGGCCGCTCCGCCGTCCGCCGCGCGGATCTCGGACGATCCGGTGTACGGGCGCGGGGCGATGGTGATCCACAAGATCCGCGAGGCCGTCGACGACGACGAGGAGTTCTTCGCACTGCTCAAGGGCTGGACGCGGAAGTACCGGCACGGCAACGCGTCCACGGCGGACTTCACCGCGTATGTGGAGCAGGCGACCGGGCAGGACCTGTCGGGGCTGTGGAAGGCCTGGCTGTACGGCGGGAGCCGGCCGGCCGCGGACGGCTGA